A single region of the Arthrobacter sp. PAMC25564 genome encodes:
- a CDS encoding flavodoxin domain-containing protein, giving the protein MMKIQVLFGTESGNAEVAAEDLAESVRNDSQEVEVQDLSSFSISELQHDSMYVFLCSTYGEGDLPNTALPFYADLSVVRPDLSGMRYAMFGLGDTFYTETYGHGATKLDDKLTELGAQRVGEIGRYDASTWEPVGECAVAWFAGVLEDVSAVR; this is encoded by the coding sequence ATGATGAAGATCCAAGTTCTTTTCGGGACCGAATCGGGCAACGCAGAGGTCGCGGCTGAAGATCTTGCCGAGTCGGTAAGGAACGACAGCCAGGAAGTGGAAGTACAAGACCTGTCATCGTTCTCAATTTCGGAACTGCAGCATGACTCGATGTACGTTTTTCTTTGTTCCACCTATGGGGAGGGCGACCTGCCCAACACGGCGCTGCCCTTCTATGCAGACCTATCAGTCGTCCGCCCGGACCTCTCCGGCATGCGTTATGCAATGTTCGGACTCGGCGATACGTTCTACACGGAAACCTACGGACACGGGGCCACCAAACTCGACGACAAACTCACGGAGCTGGGGGCGCAGCGTGTAGGGGAAATCGGCCGCTACGACGCCTCGACCTGGGAGCCGGTTGGCGAGTGCGCAGTCGCCTGGTTCGCCGGTGTGCTCGAGGACGTGTCCGCGGTCCGCTGA
- a CDS encoding FAD-dependent oxidoreductase, protein MDTPLSIAVIGSGPSGCYIAQSLRRSFPQSEITIYDRLASPFGLVRYGVAPDHQSTKSIQSQFARLFERENVRFAGNIEVGRDISLDQLRNTHHIVVLAAGLPGDRPVGVPGEDLPEVYRAGRLTRLFNAHPLEQTGVPKLGKSVAIIGGGNVSIDVLRMLIKQPEDFVNSDIDDAVLADYVRAPAGRIDLICRSTITNAPSDPVMLAELGRIQGVRFSCPDPIEVAEGAPRTALARAKAVEGLLAIDPGTETRVEVALHFGWAPVSINGDGHVRNVELRSVNDDRRNLHLDADSVVTAVGFDFDDGDWHGLGALKANLESGAMDHGLYRTGWIKRGSRGTIAENRSCAKAVAEEIVASVDALQRQTKPGYGGLPDEVRARAVDYSAWKRVDAAETEAAPGDRSRRKFPSHEHMVAIAHNKLVQTSAGTGAN, encoded by the coding sequence ATGGATACACCCTTATCGATCGCGGTGATAGGAAGCGGACCCTCCGGCTGCTACATTGCCCAAAGCCTCCGGCGGTCATTTCCCCAGTCGGAGATCACAATTTACGACCGGCTTGCGTCTCCCTTTGGACTGGTTCGCTACGGCGTCGCGCCGGATCATCAAAGCACCAAATCAATTCAGTCGCAGTTCGCCCGATTGTTTGAGCGCGAAAATGTCCGCTTCGCGGGGAACATCGAGGTCGGCAGGGACATCTCCCTGGACCAGCTCCGAAACACCCATCACATCGTCGTGCTGGCTGCTGGGTTGCCGGGGGACCGCCCGGTGGGGGTTCCGGGTGAAGACCTTCCCGAGGTATATCGCGCCGGCCGCCTTACAAGACTCTTCAACGCGCACCCGCTTGAGCAGACCGGAGTCCCCAAGCTCGGGAAATCCGTAGCCATTATCGGCGGCGGCAACGTGTCCATCGACGTCCTGCGCATGCTCATCAAACAGCCGGAAGATTTCGTCAACAGCGACATCGACGACGCCGTCCTGGCTGACTACGTCCGCGCGCCTGCGGGCCGTATCGACCTCATTTGCCGGTCGACAATCACGAACGCACCCTCCGATCCGGTAATGCTTGCCGAACTCGGACGCATACAGGGCGTGAGATTCTCATGCCCGGACCCCATCGAGGTAGCGGAGGGCGCCCCCCGTACTGCCTTGGCGCGGGCCAAGGCCGTTGAGGGGCTTCTTGCAATCGACCCTGGCACTGAAACACGTGTGGAGGTGGCATTGCACTTCGGTTGGGCACCAGTGAGCATCAATGGGGACGGCCACGTCCGGAACGTGGAACTGCGCTCCGTTAATGACGACCGGCGTAATCTGCACCTGGACGCCGACTCAGTGGTAACAGCCGTCGGTTTTGATTTTGACGACGGTGACTGGCACGGACTCGGCGCGCTCAAGGCAAACCTCGAATCCGGGGCTATGGATCACGGTCTGTACCGCACGGGCTGGATCAAGCGGGGTTCCCGTGGAACGATCGCCGAAAACAGATCGTGTGCCAAGGCCGTAGCGGAAGAGATCGTCGCAAGTGTGGATGCTCTCCAACGACAGACAAAGCCGGGCTACGGTGGCCTGCCGGACGAAGTCCGCGCGAGGGCTGTCGATTATTCCGCCTGGAAGCGGGTGGACGCCGCTGAGACGGAAGCTGCGCCAGGGGACCGCTCCCGCCGAAAATTCCCCAGCCATGAACACATGGTCGCGATCGCACACAACAAGCTCGTTCAAACCTCCGCCGGCACCGGCGCTAACTAA
- a CDS encoding HtaA domain-containing protein, whose translation MVELKQAPRGADSLQWRVDASFDNYVRNQTGDGTVTVSAGASRDHDGYYYFPRIDTSSGSENLHFGGAVEFRAYMGVLSLRIADPSFHISQDMVRMYIMDDAAPAGTRLELATATLEPGQVGPAVLDLRLTERGSELFFGKYPAGTTLAPATVLLPGPAISMASTEGAH comes from the coding sequence GTGGTCGAACTCAAGCAGGCCCCCAGGGGTGCGGACTCATTGCAATGGCGCGTTGATGCCTCCTTTGACAATTACGTCCGGAATCAGACCGGTGACGGAACCGTCACGGTTTCGGCCGGCGCCTCACGCGATCACGACGGGTACTACTACTTCCCCAGAATTGACACATCGTCGGGCAGCGAAAACCTGCACTTCGGCGGCGCCGTCGAATTTCGTGCCTATATGGGCGTTCTTTCGCTTCGGATAGCTGACCCGAGCTTCCACATATCCCAGGACATGGTCCGCATGTACATCATGGACGACGCAGCCCCGGCGGGAACGCGGCTCGAGCTCGCCACGGCAACCCTTGAGCCCGGGCAGGTTGGCCCCGCGGTGCTTGATCTTCGGCTGACGGAACGGGGCTCGGAACTGTTCTTTGGCAAGTACCCGGCCGGCACTACGTTGGCGCCTGCCACCGTACTCCTGCCTGGACCCGCCATCAGCATGGCCTCAACCGAAGGAGCTCACTGA
- a CDS encoding CaiB/BaiF CoA-transferase family protein, whose amino-acid sequence MGSLPLEGITVVSLEQAVAAPFATRQLADLGARVIKVERDTGDFARGYDTKVHGMASYFVWLNRSKESIVLDLKSAEGMAVLRKLVCGADVLVQNLAPGAIERLGLGPEEALALNPRLIHASISGYGRGGSYEQKKAYDLLVQCEAGLLSVTGTPESPAKVGVSIADISAGMYAYSGILTSLLQRATTGRGDVLEISMLEALGEWMAQPYFYAQYGGAPPARSGAQHASIAPYGPFGAADATVFFGIQNEREWAKFCTDVLQQPGLAQDGRFAGNALRVDNRPALHDAINAVLGRLPAAEVLSRLDAAGIANAQLRDMHEFAAHPQLAERNRWRDVESPVGPLRSLLPPVTSREADVRMGPVPEIGQHTERILAELGLDAPALARSETTN is encoded by the coding sequence ATGGGCAGCCTACCATTGGAGGGCATCACCGTCGTCTCCCTGGAACAGGCCGTTGCGGCCCCGTTCGCCACCCGCCAACTCGCCGATCTGGGCGCCCGCGTGATCAAGGTCGAACGTGACACGGGGGACTTCGCCCGCGGCTACGACACGAAGGTCCACGGCATGGCCAGCTACTTCGTCTGGCTGAACCGGTCCAAGGAAAGCATTGTCCTGGATCTGAAATCGGCAGAGGGAATGGCGGTCCTGCGCAAGCTCGTGTGCGGGGCAGACGTACTGGTCCAGAACCTTGCTCCCGGCGCCATCGAACGCCTGGGCCTTGGGCCAGAAGAGGCACTGGCCCTGAACCCGCGGCTGATCCATGCCTCGATCTCCGGCTACGGCCGCGGCGGTTCCTACGAACAGAAAAAGGCCTACGATCTCCTGGTTCAGTGTGAGGCCGGGCTGCTGAGCGTCACCGGTACCCCGGAGTCCCCAGCCAAGGTGGGAGTGTCCATCGCCGACATCTCGGCCGGCATGTACGCCTACTCCGGCATCCTGACTTCATTGCTGCAGCGGGCCACCACAGGCCGGGGCGACGTCCTGGAAATCTCCATGCTCGAGGCACTGGGCGAATGGATGGCCCAGCCCTACTTCTACGCCCAATACGGCGGGGCTCCGCCGGCCCGTAGCGGCGCCCAGCACGCGAGCATCGCACCCTACGGACCGTTCGGCGCCGCCGATGCCACCGTGTTCTTCGGCATCCAGAACGAGCGCGAATGGGCCAAGTTCTGCACGGACGTGTTGCAGCAGCCCGGGCTGGCGCAGGACGGCCGATTCGCAGGCAACGCGCTGCGCGTTGACAACCGTCCGGCGCTGCATGATGCCATCAATGCAGTTCTGGGCCGTCTTCCGGCAGCCGAGGTCCTGTCCCGTCTCGATGCCGCGGGCATCGCCAATGCCCAGCTGCGGGACATGCACGAGTTCGCCGCTCATCCGCAGCTGGCTGAGCGCAACCGCTGGCGGGACGTTGAATCGCCCGTCGGACCGCTGCGCAGCCTGCTCCCCCCGGTCACTTCCCGGGAGGCGGACGTGAGGATGGGTCCAGTGCCGGAGATCGGCCAGCACACTGAAAGGATCCTGGCCGAACTGGGGCTGGACGCACCCGCCCTGGCCCGGTCCGAAACCACCAACTGA
- a CDS encoding GntR family transcriptional regulator has protein sequence MIRKSPETMTSRSPSSARPQLSEKATAYIRGLIMSGELRPGTLVRPETIGEDLGISTTPAREALQALRVEGFLELVPRRGFVVAPLTGQDIRDLFQVQALIGGELAARAAASAGEQDVAELEALHHELIAAAARNDHDRLEEKNHAFHREINLMAGSRKIVWMLGLVTRYVPRQFYSSIPGWPQATVTDHEELLEGIRSGDLEKTRAAMVAHIIHSGELLAANFDERLAAPLPATDAEPAKERPGPAALDAAS, from the coding sequence ATGATCAGAAAGAGTCCGGAGACCATGACCAGCCGCAGCCCCAGCAGCGCACGCCCGCAACTGAGCGAGAAAGCAACCGCCTACATCCGTGGCCTCATCATGTCAGGCGAACTGCGGCCCGGTACCCTCGTCCGGCCAGAGACCATTGGGGAGGACTTAGGTATCTCCACCACGCCGGCGCGCGAGGCGCTCCAGGCCCTGCGGGTGGAGGGCTTCCTGGAACTCGTGCCACGGCGCGGGTTCGTTGTGGCGCCTCTTACCGGACAGGACATCCGGGATCTTTTCCAGGTCCAGGCCCTCATCGGAGGGGAACTAGCCGCCCGCGCCGCCGCCAGCGCGGGCGAGCAGGATGTGGCCGAGCTCGAGGCCCTGCACCATGAGCTGATCGCGGCCGCCGCCCGGAATGACCACGATCGGCTCGAAGAGAAGAACCACGCCTTCCACCGCGAGATCAACCTGATGGCCGGTTCCCGGAAGATCGTCTGGATGCTGGGCCTGGTCACCCGGTATGTCCCGAGGCAGTTCTACTCCTCCATCCCGGGCTGGCCCCAGGCGACAGTGACCGACCATGAGGAACTGCTAGAGGGGATCCGCTCCGGGGACCTGGAGAAGACGCGCGCAGCCATGGTGGCGCACATCATCCATTCAGGGGAACTGCTCGCAGCCAACTTCGACGAGCGACTGGCCGCACCACTTCCGGCAACCGATGCAGAACCAGCCAAGGAAAGACCCGGACCAGCCGCCTTGGACGCCGCAAGTTAG